TAACGCTTGTATCACTAATGAGTTTTTGATAGTTAACATCAGTTTTAAATACTATATTATTCATTTTTCACACTCTAAAGGCACTGCCAAGTACCTCTTTGTTTTTTCGCTCATACATCTTTATAAGCTCGTCGCGCGCTGGTCCCAAATATTTTCTTGGGTCAAACTCGGATGGATTTTTCGCAAAAAATTCCCTTATTTTTGCTGTCATTACAAGCCTACCATCTGTATCAATATTTATTTTGCACACAGCCGATTTTGCAGCTTTTCTCAATTGATCTTCGCTTACACCTATTGCATCTTCTAATTTGCCACCATAAGCATTAATCATATCAACATACTCTTTCAACACACTTGAAGCCCCATGAAGCACAATTGGAAAACCAGGAATGCGCTTTTCTATTTCTTCTAAAATATCAAACCTCAAAGGCGGTGGTTCTTTACCTTTTTCTACTTTAAACTTGTATGCGCCATGGCTTGTGCCTATAGCTATTGCAAGTGAGTCAACTCCAGTTTTTTTGACAAAATCTTCAACATCATCAGGATTTGTATAAATATGCCTGTCAGATGACACATCTTCTTCTATGCCAGCCAATACACCAAGCTCACCTTCTACACTTACATCATACTTATGAGCGTAATCTACCACCTGTTTTGTAATAGCAACGTTTTCTTCATAAGGAAGGTGAGAACCGTCTATCATAACAGACGAAAAACCAAAATCTATACAGCTTTTGCACAATTCAAAACTATCACCATGATCTAAATGCAGACAAATTGGTATTTCTTTTAAATTTTTAGATGCTGCAAGCTCTTTTGCAAACTCAACAGCACCTTGACCCATCCATCTCAAAAGCGTTTGATTGGCATAATTTCTAGCACCTTTTGACACCTGCAAAATTACAGGTGATTGTGTATTTACGCATGCTGTAATAATTGCCTGCAATTGCTCCATATTGTTAAAATTGTAAGCAGGTACCGCATAGCCACCTTCAAAAGCTTTTTTAAACATATCTTTTGTGTTTACAAAACCAAGCTCACTGTAGTGAACCATAATTTCACCTCCAGCTTTATTGTTTTTCTTTTTGCAGGTTTTCAATACGCATCTTTTCCATCGTAAGCTTTAATAAATCATCTTTATGAACAAACTCAACTACTTTTGGCAAACGATAATTTGAAACATTTTCACATGCTATAATGTGTATATTTGAGTTGTCATTGTGGTCACATATATTAAAAAAATTTTGTGTAAAGTATATAAGGTTACTTTCATAAAGCAAAATGCTGTCTTTTTTTGGTATATTTAATTTTTCTAAATCTGCATTTGTAAATTTTGCTCCACTCATATAATCTTTTACATACAAATCATTGCCATTTATATATATACCATAGAGCGCAAAACCCAACGGGCTTGCAATGTCAATTGTCGAATTTGTAGGCGATATTCTAAAAAATCCATCAATGTTTCTTACCTTTGTTTTGGCTTTAAAAATACCTGTTGCAGCTGTTGGAATCTGGGCAGTACTTTCCTGTGGTTTTGGGATGCTTGCACAAGAACTCAAAAAAAATACAAATGAAAAAAGCAACAATAAAAATTTCATATAACTTCCTTTATTCAAAACTTATTGGATAATGCCCGCTAAAACAAGCAAAGCAATACCCGCTTTCGCCTACTATTGATTTTAAATCTTCAAGTGATATGTAGGCTATGGAATCAGCTGTAGCGTACTTTGTAATTTCTTCAATTGTATGGCTTGACGCAATAAGCTCGGTTTTGGTCGGTGTATCAATACCATAAAAGCAAGGATGCGTAACAGGTGGACTTGCTATGCGCAAATGCACTTCTTTGGCACCAGCATTTCTTATCATTTTAACAATACGCCTGCTTGTTGTGCCTCTTACAATAGAATCATCCACAACAACAACCCGTTTATTTTCCAAAACATCACGGGATGGATTCAATTTTAATTTAACGCCAAAATGCCTTATAGAATCTGTAGGCTCTATAAATGTTCTACCTACATAATGGTTTCTTATAATACCCATCTCAAATGGCAAGCCAGAAGCTTGAGCATATCCAATTGCTGCTGGCATGCCAGAATCTGGTACAGCTATTACTATATCAGCATCTACACCTGAAGTTAAAGCAAGTTTTTGACCTATTTTTTTTCTAATTTCATATACATGATTATCCCACAGGTAAGAATCAGGTCTTGCAAAGTATATGTGTTCAAAAACACACCTATAAGAATTCTCTTTTTTAAAAGGCTTAAACGAATTTACACCATATTTATCTACCTTAACTATCTCACCACTTTCAAGCTCTCTGATGAATTTTGCGCCAATTAAATCAAATGCACATGTTTCGCTTGCAAAACAATACGAATCGTTTAATTCACCTATTGCTAAAGGTCTAAAACCCCATGGATCTTTTACAGCATACAAAATATCATTAAATAAAATCACAAGCGAAAAAGCGCCTTTTAGCTGACTTAAAGCACCAATTAGCCTTTCGTCAAAAGAACCTTTCTGCCTTGCTATTAAATGAATAATAACTTCTGTATCGCTATTTGAGCTAAATATAGCACCATCACTTATGAGTTTGTTTTTTATGTTTTGTGCATTGGTTATATTTCCATTATGAGCAATGGCAATATCTCCTAAATCAAAACTTGCAGTCAAGGGCTGTAAGTTTACTAAAGAAGAATCACCGCTTGTTGAGTAACGGGCATGGCCTATGCCAATATCGCCTTTTAAATTTTCTATATCTGCTTTATCAAAAGCTTCCAATACAAGTCCACGCGAACGCTTTTTATAAAAAACACCATTATGCCTTGTTACAATCCCACAACCCTCCTGGCCTCTGTGCTGCAGGGCATGCAAACCCAAATACACATAATTTGACGCTTCTTTTATATTGTATATACCAAAAACTGCGCAATGCTCTCTTAGTTTATCAAATGGGGCTCTCATTTAGATTTTATTCCAAGCACGTCATTCATATCGTAAAAGCCAGGCAATTTATCAACTACCCAGGAAGCTGCCTTGAGAGCACCTTTTGCAAATACATCGCGTGAAGATGCTTTATGTGTAATTTCTATACGTTCTGCATCGCCTGCAAAAATAACAGTATGCTCACCTACTACATCACCGCCACGAAGAGCCATTATGCCTATTTCGTTTTTTGCCCTTGGTGCTTCGCCCACTCTTGAGAATCTTGCATTTTGCTCAAAACTTATGCCCAGACCTTCTGCTACCATATGAGCCAACTTTAAAGCAGTCCCACTTGGAGCGTCTTTTTTTGCTCTATGATGCATTTCTACAATCTCTACATCAAAATCACTGCCCAAATACCGAGCTGTTTCTTTTACAATTTCAAACAGTATATTTACGCCTAAGCTCATATTTGGTGCCATAACTATAGGGCACATTACAGATAGCTTTTTTATTTGCTCAATAGAGTCAGTATCACAACCTGTGGTGCCAATTACAATTGATTTTTTATTTTCACATGCACACCTTACATTTTCAAGTGTGGCTTTACAATTTGTAAAATCAATAACACAGTCACCTTGATCTATACAATCTGATAATTTTTCGCTAACTTTTACATTTATTGGAGAAATACCCAATAGACTGCCTATATCTTTTCCTACACAATCGGTGTTTGCTTCGGTTGCCCCAACAAGTTTAAATTTGTCAGTCTGAATAGCAAGTGTTGCAATGCGTCTGCCCATTTTGCCACACACGCCACAAACTATTAAATTAATCATAGTTTATCCACCCAAAAATTCGTATTCTTTTAACATAGCTTTTAGTTTTTCTTTGTTTGCATTTGACATTTTGCACAATGGCAATCTAAATTCTTCTTCTACAAGACCCATAAGTGCTACAGCTGTTTTAACAGGTATAGGATTGGTTTCAATAAACATCATCTGGTGAAGAGGGTACATTTTATGGTGTAGCGTTTTGGCTTTTTCAAGATCGCCTGACACAAATGCATCGTATTGCTCGCTAACCATTGCGGGTGCTACATTTGATGTAACAGAAATTATGCCAGAACCACCTATAGATAGCATGGGTAGTGTTAAAAAATCATCGCCACTTACCACGCTAAAGCCTTCTTTTGCTTTTTCAAGAATTTCTGAAACCTGGTTTAGCGAGCCGCTTGCTTCTTTTATGCCAATAATATTGTCAATTTCGCTAAGCCTTGCCACCGTATCTGGCAATATGTTAACCGATGTCCTTCCTGGCACATTGTATATAACAACTCCTATATCAACAGCATCTGCTATTGCTTTATAGTGCTGATATAATCCTTCCTGTGTAGGTTTATTATAATATGGCGTTACAGATAAAATTGCATCAGCGCCCAAACTTTGAGCTAATTTTGCCATTTCAATAACTTTTTTTGTATTATTGCTACCAGCACCAGCAAGAACACCTACCTGACCTTTGCATTCTTCAACGCATGAGCCAACAACTTTTTCATATTCATTTAAATCCAGTGTTACAGCTTCTCCTGTAGTACCACATGGTACAATACAATCAATACCATTTTCAATTTGCCTTTTAATTAAATTCCTAAATGATACCTCATCAAACTTGCCATTTTTGAATGGAGTTACAATAGCCGTCATAGCACCTTTTAATTCAAACATATACAACCCCCTTTATTTTAATAATCCCACGCTTCGTCGATCATGGTACCCACAAAACTAAGCATGCTATCACCTTCTAAAAATACCATGTCTATGGGCTCACTGGATTTGGCGTCTTTTATTTGAAAATACACTTTAAGAATTTTCCCAGAACGAGTTCTAACCTCAACGGGCGATATTGCTTTGTTTGTAAGTCCACTAATTAAACTTGAAGCAGTTGCGCCTGTGCCACAAGCTAAAGTTTCTGCTTCTACGCCACGTTCATATGTTCGAATTGTAATCGTATTATCATCTAAAACCTTTACAAAGTTAACATTTGTGCCTGCTGGAGCAAAAATTTCATGATAACGATACTTTGCGCCAAGTTTCGCTACATCTACAGCTTCTATATCATCAACAAATATCACAAGGTGGGGCACACCTGTATTTATAAAATACATTGTTTGGTTATCCAGCTCAACTGTTTTATAATCTGTAGGTCTGGTAAGCTGTACTTTGACTGTATTTATACCTACGATTTCACCATAAATCTTGCCAGCACCTGTTAAAAATGTAGTTTTTGTATCACTTATTATACCTTTTAAATAGGCGAAACGTACAGCACATCTTGAACCATTACCGCACATTGATGCAATGGAGCCATCACTATTATAAAACTGCCATGCAAAATCGCAATCTGGCTCATCTGTATTTTCTATTAGGATAACACCATCTGCACCTATGGATAAACCTCTTTTACAAATGCGCTTAACAAATTCTTCTGTTTTTAAACCGATATTTTCTACAACATGCTCTCTATTGTCTATTAAAATAAAATCATTACCTGAGCCGTTCATCTTAAAAAATTCAATTTTTCGCATTAAATAGTTTCCCCTCTAATTAAATCTTCGAATGTTTCTCTTGCTCTTACTAGTTTTACTTTATCTTTATCTACTAAAACTTCAGCTGGTTTACAACGTGAATTGTAATTACTTGCCATTGTAAAACCATATGCTCCACTGCTAAATATACTAACTAAATCGTTTCTTTCAAGGCTATCTATTTCTCTTGATCTGGCAAAAAAATCACCGCTTTCACAAATTGGACCTACAATATCAGCTGTGATTTTTTGGGCATTCTTTTTTACTACAGGTTCGATTTTGTGGTATGCATCGTACAAACTTGGTCTAATAAGATCATTCATTGCACCATCTACAATGATAAAATTTTTACCTTCATTTTGTTTTCTATACAGGACTTTTGTAACAAATATGCCGCCATTTGCAACTAAAAACCTGCCAGGCTCCAATACAATCAAACTATCCGGAAAATCTTTAAATGCTTCATTGATAAAATTTGCATACTGGTCCAAATCCGGTTCTTTTTCGTTTTCATAAACTACACCAAGTCCACCACCTATATCTATAATATCAAGTTTTATACCCAAAGAAAGTAACTCTCTCATAATATGCGCTACTTTTACTTGCGCTTCAAAAAATGGAGATACATCTGTAAGCTGGCTTCCAATATGGAATTGAATGCCTTTAATACTAATATGCTTCATTTGGGAAGCTTTCTTGTATGCATCTACAATTTGTGTGTGTGATATGCCAAACTTATTTTTCTTTAAACCTGTAGATATATATGGATGAGTTTTTGGATCAACATTTGGGTTTACTCTAAAAGAAACCGGTGCAGTCTTGTTTAGCAAACAAGCAACTTTTTCTATTTCTTCTAATTCTTCAAATGATTCAATATTAAACATTAAAATGTTATTTTCAAGAGCATATTTTATTTCATCTGGCGTTTTGCCAACACCGCTAAATACGATTTTTGTCGTATCAAGACCGGCCTTTTTTGCCCTAAAAATCTCTCCAGCAGATACCACATCTGCACCTGCGCCTAATTTTGCAAATGTGTTTATAACGGCTAAATTGCTGTTTGCTTTAAGCGCAAAGCATATTAAGTGCCTTCTTGAAATTTTTTCATCAAGTTTTTTATATTGAGTTTCAAAATGACTTTTACTGTAAATATAAAGTGGTGTTTTAAACTCTAAAGCAATGTCTGCTACCTTAATATCTTCTACATAAAGCTCGTTATTTTTGTAATAAAACATCAATACCCCCTTATTTAGCCTTAAGTATTATTTTAATTAATATTACTTAATTTGCAAGAAAAATTTATGCAAGACTTGACAAAGTAAAGCTAAAGCTTTATGTATTTGAATATGAAAATCCTGCATTTAGATACACAAAAAGGCTTTAGAGGCGGCGAGCAGCAGCTAATATACCTAGCAGAAGGCTTAAGAGAGCTTGGTATAGATTCTATTATTGCCGCTAAGGATGAGCTATACAAAAAAGCAGGCGCAATGGGTTTTGAAACAATAGACTCAAGTAATTTAAAGCAATTATTAGGTGCAGCAAAACAATGCGACATCTTACATGCTCATGCTTCAAAAGCGCATACTCTGGGCGTTTTTCTTAAATTATTGACAAGAAAACCCCTTGTATACACAAGAAGGGTGGATTATAAACAAAAAAAGATATCAAAACTTAAGTATTTACTAACAGACAAAGTAGTGTGTGTTGCAAAATCTATTGAAAAAGATTTATATGAAAACTTTCACATTCAGGCAGAAACTATTTACAGCTCTGTAGATTTTGATTTGATTGACAAAGTAGATATAAAAAAAGTAGAAACTATTAAAAAGCAATACGGACCCTTAATAATTGGAAACATTGGAGCGCTAACTGCTCAAAAAGATCACAAAACTCTAATTGATGCAGCAAGCCAGCTTGATAAAAGCTATACTTTCCTGATACTTGGCGAAGGAAATTTAAAGCAAGAGTTAGAGATATACGCAAAACAAAAAGGTGTTAACAATATTGTGTTTTTGGGTTTTAGGGATGATATACAAAACTATCTGGCTGCATTTGATCTGTTTGTAATATCATCCCAAAACGAAGGTATATGTTCAAGCATACTTCAGGCATTTTTATTTAAAATACCTGTTGTTGCAACAAATGCTGGCGGAGTAAGTGAGCTTATTGGTGATAACCAAAGGGGCTTAATTGTTCCTATTAAAGATGCTAAAAAGTTATCTGAAAACATTCAAAGACTTATTTTAGACAAAGAGCTTTCTAAAAAACTTGCAAACCAAGCGTTTGAGTTTGTTAAGGATTTTAACTATAAGATTGCGTCAAAAAAATACCTTGATATTTACAATAACCTTTCAAAGAAAGTTTGATTTTAAAAGAAATTTTGTATAAAATGCACTAAGTTTTGGAGAAAAATTTGTTGATTGACGATTTAAAATTGCCTAAATCTTACTTTAAAAGCATAGAATTTACAATGCAAGTAGGATGTTCTGTGGGCTGCAATTTTTGCCCTCAAGGTATATTTGTAAAAAACTATAAGTCAAACATAAAAAGCTTTACGCTTGAAACTTTTAAAAAAGCGCTTACAAACATCAAAAACTCTACAATTGAAGAAGTAAAATTCAGCGGCTTTAGCGAACCATTAGAAAACAGCGATATTTATGATTGTATATTAGAAGCCTATACACAAGGCTTTCGTGTTGAGCTCATAACAACGCTAAAAAACTTTTCAGAGACTGGCTTTAAAAAAATAAAAGATTTGCCCATAAAATGCCACGTAAGCATACAGCCGCCCAATTTAAACAATAGGAAGGGTCTAAGCGATGCGACAGCGTGGAACAATGTAGAGCAGCTTTTATCTTTAAAGCCAAAATGTGAGCTTGTATTTGGCTGCTTGGATAACGGCTTAACACAACAAAACAAAAATGACTTGCAAAATATTGAAAACAGACTCAATATAGCAATAAAGTATGAAAGATACACAACAAGGGCAGGGTATGCGGGTTCTGTCTTAAAAACAAATGCTCACAAAAAACTTGTTTGCAAGCACAATTTAGGTCAAGTTGCTCTGCCAAATGGCGATTTAGCTTTATGCTGTATGGATTTTGGGCTAAAGCATATTGTAGGAAATATTTTTAGTGAGCACTACAATGATATTTTAAACGGTGAAAAACTTAAAAGTATAGTGCAAATAATGCTTGGCCAAAAAGAAGGTGAAATTTTGTGTCAAACCTGCGAGTATGCAAAAGCAATACCAGGCTTCTTAAGTCCTAAATGTTATGTAAACGCGCGAGAGTCTTTTAAAAATCTCCGCGATAAACTTGTCCCCAAAAATAGTTCAACCAGAAAAAAGCTTGATGCGCTATTTAGATAATTAAACCAGATTTAAAGAGGCTTTTGCATCTATTAAATCAAAATCAAATGTTGCAAGATCCATCCTGAATTGAGCAGCTTTTGCTATCATCAAAGCATTATCAGTACAAAGACTAATTGAAGGCAAATATAAATTTAAATTATTTTCCGTGGCAAGTTGACTCATCTGTTGTCTAAGTAATGAATTTGCACTAACACCACCTGCCAACACAAGTCTACTTATTTTATATTTTTTTAATGCTAAAAGTGTTTTTTCACACAATACATCAACACAAGCCTTTTGGAATGAAGCTGCTACATCGCATATAAAAGTTTTTGACAGGTCTTTTGATTTTTCGACAAGGTTTTTGACATATGTCTTAACACCACTAAAGCTAAAATTAAGCGTGTTCTTTTGAGACAAACCCTTTGGAATTCTGAAACTATAAGGGTTGCCATTTTTTGACAATCTGTCAATAACTGGACCGCCAGGATAGCCAAGCCCAAGAATCCTTGCTACTTTATCAAAGGCCTCCCCGACCGCATCATCTAAGGTTTTCCCAAGTAATTGATACTTACCGAATTTTTCTACCAGAAAAAGATGCGTATGTGCACCAGAAACAATAAGAACAATAAATGGAAAATCTATGTCGTTTTCAATAAAGTTTGCAAAAATATGACCTTCTATGTGATTTATCGGTATTATGGGCAAATGGTATCTATATGCTAAACCTTTCGCATAACTTACACCTACAAGTAATGATGGCAAAAGTCCAGGACCAATTGTAACTGCAATAAAATCTATATCTTTTATATTACACTGAGCTTGTTTTAAAGCTTCCTTTGTAGCCTGGTCAATATTTTCAAAATGGGTTCTAGCAGCCTGTTCGGGCATTATGCCCCCATATGCTTCGTGGACAAAATTTTGCGATATAACTATGTTTGATTTTTTGCCTTCACCCAAAATTGCACAAGATGTATCATCGCAAGATGTATCAAACGCCAAGATTATTGACATTGAATCAAGTTCTCCTTAATATCTTTAAGGTATGGCTTTAGTTTATCTTTTAAATGAACAATAGCTTCATAATCTACAATATTGTCATGTCCAATAACTATAACATTTTTGCCTTGCTTTGCAAGTTTTATTGCATCAAGCAAATTATGTTTTACATAATTAAAACGTTTTTTATTATCGATAAACATATCCCGTACAGCGTAAGGTACTTTGTATCGACAAGCAAGTTTGTAGCCTACACTATTTGGTGTAGTCAGGCTATCCACAAAAAAAAGGTTATGTTGTTTCAAAAACTCCATAACATCGCTCATCTTAACTGAGCTTTGCAAGAATTTTGAACCCATGTGGTTATTAAAACCGCTTGCACAAGGGATATTGCGCATAGCCCTGTCTAATTGTTCAAATATATCTTTTTTTGAGTCAGACACTCTTAGAAAAAGTGGATAATTGTTATTTAAATACTTATCTATAGACTCGCTTGGCATATGCAGCATTACAGTATATCCCTTTTTACAAAAATCACCCGACATATGAACAAAAGGTGTATCTGGTATAAAAGAAAAGGCTAAAGGCAAATTGATATCCAGAAATTTTTGCATAACATAGTGATCATAGCCCATATCGTCGATTATTATAGAAATACTGCCTTTAGCAAAAGAAAGTTTAGGAAACAATAAAAAGCTTAGAAAGAGCCATAAAATGAAGCTCTTCCCAAGCAAAATATTTATTTTTTGGGCCATTCTGCAATCTGGGCTTTCAATATATTAATAGCTGTTAAAAGCTGGAAGTCCTGAGTAGTTTGTGGCTCTTGAATAACTTGCTGTGGTTTTGATTGTTCTGTTTCGTTGCTTGTTAGATGATTAATAAGGTTTTCTTCTCTTAGGGCATAGCCAAAATCTTCCTGCTCTACCTTTGCGGGTTTTACTTCAACATTTGGTACAATGCCAACAGCCTGTATACTATGGCCATCTGGTGTGTAGTATTTTGCAGTTGTAAGTCTTAGGGCATAACCATCTTCAAGAGGTATTATGCTTTGTACACTTCCTTTTCCAAAACTTCTTGTACCTACAAGAACAGCTGTTTTATGATCTTTCAGGCATCCTGCTACGATTTCTGCAGCTGAAGCTGTTCCAGAGTTTATCAAAACTGCGATAGGCATATGCGGTACTTTTTCGTCTTTTGCATAAAATACCTGATCGTCGCTTTTATTTCTACCTTTAATTGATACAATTACACCTTTATTTACAAAAAGGTTTGATACGCCAATTGCTTCGGTTAATAAACCGCCTGGGTTATCTCTTAAATCAATCACAAGACCTTTAATATGTTTTTTCTCCAATGCATCAAGTGCATTTTTTACAGCTTTTGTTGTACCTTCTTGAAACTGGATAATTCTTATGTAGCCTATACCATCTAAGTCTTTATAATCCACGCTTTTTATGTGTATAATTTCTCGCTTTATATTAAAAATCAATGGCTTTTTCTCGTTCTTTCTTCCAATAACAAGCCTTACTTCACTACCTGGTTTGCCTCTTAGTAACTTTACCGCTTCATCTAAGCTCATGCCCAGAGTGCTTTTGTTATTTATCTGTAGTATTATATCTCCTGCTTTAATACCCGCTTTGTAGGCTGGTGTTCCTTCAATAGGTGTAACAACTGTTATCAGTCCGTCTTTTAGCGTAATTGATGTACCAATACCACCAAACTCTCCTGATGTAGATACCTGCAAATCTTTATATTCTTGTGGCGTCATAAATGCTGAGTGTGGATCAAGTGAGCTTACCATGCCTTTTGTGGCATTTATTATGAGCTCAGATGGACTTACTTTGTCAACATACTGAGACTGCACTATAGCTAGAACTTGAGAAAACATTTTTAAATCATTGTATTGATTTGATGTAGCTTCCGTTGGTGTAACACGAAAACTCAAAACAGCTGTAGCAATAATAAGTAGACTGACAACTATGCCTACTAAAAATAAAAAGCGGTTTTTCATAAACCTAACCTCCTAAATATCTTCTATTGATAAAATTTAATGGATTAACAGGAACCGAACCTTTCCTTAATTCAAAATGTAAAATATCACCACTTAGATGACCAATAATCTGACCTTCATTAACCATCTGACCCTTTGACACATTTGGATTTACATGCGCATATATACTATAGTAATCATTCAAATGATTTATAATTATAACGCCGCCTAGACCAGGAATTGTTCCAACATAGTCTACCTGACCTTTTGCTATGGCTCTAATTGGCGAGCCTGCTTTCGCTTTTATATCTATGCCATCATTTCTGGTTTGCACATTAAATACTGGGTTTGTTTTTACACCAAAATTATCAACAATAACACCTTCAACGGGCGGTCTTAAGCCTGTGTGTAAATTTTCAAGTTTCATTCTGCTTTCTGCTTCTTCCTGTTGTTTTTTTAACTCTTGAGCCTTTTTGTATTGTTGGAGTTTTAGTAGTCTTTGTCTTTCAAGCTCCCTTTGTCGTTTAAGTTCTTCCTGTCTTCTAATTTCTTCTTGTATTATTTTATTTAATACTGATTGTAAATAATTCCTTTGCCTTTGAAGGTAAACTATATCATTAATGTAAGCTTGTTTCAACCGTGCTGCTTCTTGTGCCAGTACAGCTATTTTGTTTTTTTGCTGTGCAATGGCATTTTTTTGTTCATTTATGCTGGCAATTAATTTTAGCTGATTGTTTTTTTTGAGTACAAGCTCCTGCTTTTGTTTGTTTAACAACACCTGATGTTCCATGTATGATTTTATTCGCCCTTGTAAATAATGCGCAATTTTTTTATTCATGTATTCGTAATAAAGTCCTTGTGGAAAATATTTTTCAATATTATAAAAGTAATAATAGGCTTTAAGGGCTTTTGAACTTTTGGACTTTTCTTCGTTTAATTTTATAGTTAGTTCTTCTATGCTTTTATTTAAACTCTCAATTTCTGCTGATAATTTTTTTAAATTTTCTTCTTGAGCGCGCAGTTTTTTTTCCAAAACCTGTACTTTTGCATTAAGATCTCTTAATTGGTTGGTGTATGTTATATATTTTTTTTCTGCGAGATTGTAGTGATACTGTTTGTTTGAAATCGATGTGTTTATTTGTTTTATTTGACTTTCTAATTCCTGTTTTTGGCTACCATAAGCTAAAACAGTGCAAAGAAGGGTTATTAAGACTACAAGAAGTGCACTAAATTTTTTCATCTTCAATAAAAAACACAAACAAACTCAAAATTGTCAAGATTATAAGCGAAAAAACTATATATAAACCTGAACTTACGCCAAAAGAAATCAATATATCGTTTTGATAAGCTGGTACTAAATTGATATAATTAATGTACAAAAACATTATGATAGAACCTAAAATTACTGAAAACAAGCTCGCAAATAACCATGAAACAATTGTTTGTTTTAAAAAAATTAAAAAAATCCTTAATCTTTTTATACCAAATAGCTTTAGTTTATTGTAATTGCTGCGTTGTAAATCGTACGAAATTTTTAAAAGCAAAGCTAAAATAATAATTTCAAGTAATATAAAAGTGCCAAGCAAAACATACGAAAATTCTTTAAAAGTTAGTGTGGTTTGGCTGATATTTGCAAACAAACCCTTTGGAATACGCA
This sequence is a window from Desulfurella sp.. Protein-coding genes within it:
- the dapF gene encoding diaminopimelate epimerase, which encodes MRKIEFFKMNGSGNDFILIDNREHVVENIGLKTEEFVKRICKRGLSIGADGVILIENTDEPDCDFAWQFYNSDGSIASMCGNGSRCAVRFAYLKGIISDTKTTFLTGAGKIYGEIVGINTVKVQLTRPTDYKTVELDNQTMYFINTGVPHLVIFVDDIEAVDVAKLGAKYRYHEIFAPAGTNVNFVKVLDDNTITIRTYERGVEAETLACGTGATASSLISGLTNKAISPVEVRTRSGKILKVYFQIKDAKSSEPIDMVFLEGDSMLSFVGTMIDEAWDY
- the dapA gene encoding 4-hydroxy-tetrahydrodipicolinate synthase, which translates into the protein MFELKGAMTAIVTPFKNGKFDEVSFRNLIKRQIENGIDCIVPCGTTGEAVTLDLNEYEKVVGSCVEECKGQVGVLAGAGSNNTKKVIEMAKLAQSLGADAILSVTPYYNKPTQEGLYQHYKAIADAVDIGVVIYNVPGRTSVNILPDTVARLSEIDNIIGIKEASGSLNQVSEILEKAKEGFSVVSGDDFLTLPMLSIGGSGIISVTSNVAPAMVSEQYDAFVSGDLEKAKTLHHKMYPLHQMMFIETNPIPVKTAVALMGLVEEEFRLPLCKMSNANKEKLKAMLKEYEFLGG
- the dapB gene encoding 4-hydroxy-tetrahydrodipicolinate reductase, producing MINLIVCGVCGKMGRRIATLAIQTDKFKLVGATEANTDCVGKDIGSLLGISPINVKVSEKLSDCIDQGDCVIDFTNCKATLENVRCACENKKSIVIGTTGCDTDSIEQIKKLSVMCPIVMAPNMSLGVNILFEIVKETARYLGSDFDVEIVEMHHRAKKDAPSGTALKLAHMVAEGLGISFEQNARFSRVGEAPRAKNEIGIMALRGGDVVGEHTVIFAGDAERIEITHKASSRDVFAKGALKAASWVVDKLPGFYDMNDVLGIKSK
- the lysA gene encoding diaminopimelate decarboxylase, with amino-acid sequence MFYYKNNELYVEDIKVADIALEFKTPLYIYSKSHFETQYKKLDEKISRRHLICFALKANSNLAVINTFAKLGAGADVVSAGEIFRAKKAGLDTTKIVFSGVGKTPDEIKYALENNILMFNIESFEELEEIEKVACLLNKTAPVSFRVNPNVDPKTHPYISTGLKKNKFGISHTQIVDAYKKASQMKHISIKGIQFHIGSQLTDVSPFFEAQVKVAHIMRELLSLGIKLDIIDIGGGLGVVYENEKEPDLDQYANFINEAFKDFPDSLIVLEPGRFLVANGGIFVTKVLYRKQNEGKNFIIVDGAMNDLIRPSLYDAYHKIEPVVKKNAQKITADIVGPICESGDFFARSREIDSLERNDLVSIFSSGAYGFTMASNYNSRCKPAEVLVDKDKVKLVRARETFEDLIRGETI
- a CDS encoding class II fructose-bisphosphate aldolase, whose amino-acid sequence is MVHYSELGFVNTKDMFKKAFEGGYAVPAYNFNNMEQLQAIITACVNTQSPVILQVSKGARNYANQTLLRWMGQGAVEFAKELAASKNLKEIPICLHLDHGDSFELCKSCIDFGFSSVMIDGSHLPYEENVAITKQVVDYAHKYDVSVEGELGVLAGIEEDVSSDRHIYTNPDDVEDFVKKTGVDSLAIAIGTSHGAYKFKVEKGKEPPPLRFDILEEIEKRIPGFPIVLHGASSVLKEYVDMINAYGGKLEDAIGVSEDQLRKAAKSAVCKINIDTDGRLVMTAKIREFFAKNPSEFDPRKYLGPARDELIKMYERKNKEVLGSAFRV
- the purF gene encoding amidophosphoribosyltransferase; its protein translation is MRAPFDKLREHCAVFGIYNIKEASNYVYLGLHALQHRGQEGCGIVTRHNGVFYKKRSRGLVLEAFDKADIENLKGDIGIGHARYSTSGDSSLVNLQPLTASFDLGDIAIAHNGNITNAQNIKNKLISDGAIFSSNSDTEVIIHLIARQKGSFDERLIGALSQLKGAFSLVILFNDILYAVKDPWGFRPLAIGELNDSYCFASETCAFDLIGAKFIRELESGEIVKVDKYGVNSFKPFKKENSYRCVFEHIYFARPDSYLWDNHVYEIRKKIGQKLALTSGVDADIVIAVPDSGMPAAIGYAQASGLPFEMGIIRNHYVGRTFIEPTDSIRHFGVKLKLNPSRDVLENKRVVVVDDSIVRGTTSRRIVKMIRNAGAKEVHLRIASPPVTHPCFYGIDTPTKTELIASSHTIEEITKYATADSIAYISLEDLKSIVGESGYCFACFSGHYPISFE